CTCAAACACAGACGGGGGCTACCTCTGTGGATGTCCCCCCGGATACTTCCGTGCAGGACAAGGGTACATGCGTGAACTCTTACTGTGTGTGAAagctgtctgtaaatgtctgtAGTTGACTGATGGTTTTGTCTTTGCTTCAGCCACTGTGTCACAGGCCTGGGCTTTAGCAGTGGCAGCTCCAGTGGTGAACACGGCAGTGAGGTAGATGATAATTCTCTGTCTCCTGAGGCCTGCTATGAATGTAAGATCAATGGTTATCCCAAAAAAGGACGCAAACGCCGCAGCACCAACTCAACACAGGAGGACCCTGTGGAAGATATACAGGtaatctgtctgtgtgtttgcagtaagCAGGGCTGTGGCTACTACTGACCACACAGAGGTCATGTTCTCTGTATTCTATAGGGGAATTGGAGAGTTTTAGTGACTTGGGGGGGCCTAAACATTCAACAATTAAAAACCTAAAGTGGTGTTTTATATGCTGAATTCTCTACTTTTCATCTCTGGTTTCAGATCAAAATTATCTCAGTATGGTAGTGGGTGCTAAAAATCCCGACAGTCACCCTGTTTGCAATAATTACCTCTAGTCTTGTTGCTTCTCTGTTAATGACAGGAAATATACTGTAGTgcagtgcacatacagtatcttgTAATCACTGCATTCAGTTggatcatgttttctttctgtagcTGACTGAGAAGGAGGTGGTCAGTCTGGCCAGCATGGATGTCGAGGACACACTGCAGTTACACCTGAACATCAGTGACCTGAGTAACCGTGACCACATCCTTAAGTTTACCCCAGCTCTTTCCACCCTCACTGAACATGTGCGCTACAGCATTGACTATGGAAATGAAGATGGCTACTTCAAAATCAACCAGAAAGAGGGTGTCAGCTACCTGCATCTGACCAAGAAGAAGGCCCTGCACCCAGGGGCATACCATCTTCAGATCAGCAGTATGCCCCTCTACAGGAAGAAGGAACTGGATGAGCTGGAGGACCAACATGATAAAGACTACCTCACAGGACAGCTGGGAGACATACTGAAGATGAGGGTGCAGATCATCCTCCATTAACCATCAAAAGACTAAGACAAGCAGATGTTGGCCAGCAGCTGCTAATCCAGTGTCAGGTTCACAGTCCCCAAAAGGCCATACATCTGTGACACTGGGTCAGTGGTTGGGGGCAACTTCTACTTGCTTTAACAGGGAGAAGGGCTCGCCACCAAAGAGACAAGAAGGGGGTTGGGGGGAGGGACTGTGTCATTTGATTGCCAAAGATGATTCTACATATCATAGATACAATTTCTGTGCAAAATGCCACCTGAATGCAGCAGTATAATTTCAGTCAAATGAGGAACATATTGCCCTGACACACTACTTCAGCTATGTGTAAAGCACTATTGTGAGTGTGAATGGTTTTTAATTGTAAGGTTTAATATTCTATAATGATATGTGGAATCAGGTGCCATTTTGAAGGGCATGTGGACTGCCGAAAGCTctaaaggctgtttttttttctcttggaACTCAGTTTAAGTGGAAGAAAGGGGTGAGTCCCAATAGTCTAGAACAAATTCATTTCCTCCCCTTATGTAAATGACTGAACAGAACTAGATAAACGGAAGTAAACATATTTCTCTTTCCCTTGATATTAATTTAATGGAGTGAAGATGAAACAAGATGAGAATGCTTAGGAGAGGAAAGGAACCCACTATGGACTATTGAGATGTAGCCATGTCTGAGCTTGAATGACTCCTACTGCATATTTAAACTATGCTTTTCCATCTTTCCTACTGACTAGAATTCATATTTACTGGTGCTAGCAACACTACTACATAGActtctgaatgcactgtactactatacaaaaatgcaaaatacagtAGTCAACAAGATACAATCCCATCGGCCATTCTGAAGATTTCATGTCTTTGCAGCCCTAACAGCTAGCTTCATACCCTGTCTGCTCTCCCCTTATACTACATGTAAATTGTGTTTATACTGTAATAATCAATGCCACTTTTAATCTATGAAGCATTTGTAAACTAGAGGAAGCCCCTGGAATAGAGGGCTTTGTAATGGTGCTTATAATGACCAACTACTTCCTTTGTAAACtgtgtatacatacacacacctgcaaacacacacaacacattgaTGATGCCAAACCTGGGCCTTCATGATTATGCACTGAGGTCTTCGTGGCCACACATTCTCTCACAAGTACAATCAGTGCAGAATAGCCACGGACCAACCTGACCCCAGGCTGTGTCTCTGTTCACATCAGTGAGGGTTTAGTTGTaaattcacaataaaacattttttggtGTATATGTATTCACTGTTGTGCTCTCCCCTTTATCTAGAATTACTATTGTAACTGGCTTTAACAGCCAGCTGCTAGCAGTACCCCTCACCTTTAGTCATGTGCAACAGAAAATGCAACATGATCTCTGAATGTTTTAGCTTGAGAAGATCACATTACACTGATGAAATCTGTAAAGGAGCAGAGCTTAGGTTCATTCACTAGGCTGAGATGCAGTTGTTGTCCTGCACTGCCCCCATGTGCAcattgcagatttttttttttttttttttaacaggaaactTGAGATGAACTTCAGACAGAACTCAAAACTGGTTTCAGTAAAGACACCAATctacaaattacaaaaacagagaCTTTATTACCACATAATCTTTACTGTGAACAAATACAGTTTCTTCTGTTATATTAAGAACCTTCAGTTGTGTCCAGTGGATCCAAAGCCTCCAGCACCACGCTCTGTCTCATCCAGTGTCTGAAAGGCAACAACcaattaactgattaattaaaatgacCTCTGACCATGAGAGAACCTATAAGAGACACATCAGAACTTAggataagcttttttttttttttttaaattccagaAGGGAAATTGAAGAAAATTTTGACAATGTCTGCACAAGTATTTAGACAGGACAAGCATACACTCAGTTGGCAAGTTATTAGAAACACCATGTTAAAACTGATGCATACATTAGTGGGGAGCCCACTTCATTTATATCAATGAGGCTAGGAAACAACATCCTTATGGCGTTAGTACTGCTGAATTACActtcattagttttagctaggtGTAGCTAATTAACTAACACATGAATGTATGAATTGTCCTTCAGTCTTACCTTTTGCTCCACCAGATCTGGGTAGCAGATCCTCTCACACACCAGCTGAGCAACTCTGTCACCCTTTTTCACTGGAACACAAAGAGGAGCAGAAGGATATGAACACgatttgtaaataaaacatctgtatAAATAGTTTGTGACCCCAGTCAAACCCTAAATGATATGAATAGTAAAATGTTAGCTATTAATTCTCAGTAGGTAGTTTAAACATGAAGTGAAATGTGGAATCAGCCTTGGAAACAAGTGTACTTATTTTCACTTTAGCACTTTTTCCCCTCTTCTGTTCTTCAAAGAGAAAAATTTACACTATAGACAGTTTCAGTATGTATGACACTGACAGTAAAGCAAATAATAGTTATATGTTCACTACAGCCTTCCATCATAATGCTCCTCCAGAAAAGCTCCAGAGAAGCATGTACACACTTAATTGTGCCTGAACCTACCACACACTGCTGGAAGCTTATACTAAAACACAGCGATATGTTTAACCGATGCCACAACTCACCTTCAAAAGTCTCCTTACTGAAGTTGAAGAGCACAACTCCCACATTTCCTCTATAGTCTTCATCCACAACTCCAGCTGAAGACGGTATACAGAGATATTAGAGAAGTTGAATGATAAAGGTCAAACATTACCAGCTCATCATACGTAGGTTAAACAGGTCAAATAGGTAGACTCACCGCCAACATCAATAAAGTGCTTTGCTGCCAGTCCAGATCGTGGAGCTGAGAAGGAAACATGGTAAAAGTCAAgttataatagttttttttgcaaatggtaAAATGTGATATGTCCaccgacaaaaaaaaaactatctttAAGTCAGAGTCACTGAGCACAACTTAAAAAGTTTGTAGACACAATACAGTAAAGTAcatcacagagacagaaaaacatcccAAGGGTGCTGGGTATATTAGCATGACTCACCCACTCTTCCATAGCAGCCATGTGGGACTGCTATCTGAATGTCTGTCCTCACAATGGTCTTATCCATAGGGCCAATGGAGTAGTCATATGCACTGTTGAAATAGAGAAATCTGCTTAACAACTTTACATGACATTAGTATTACAGATAACTTTACTTCTATACAAGGAAACATGACGTGAGTTGATTCACCTGCTGCAAGAGCAGAATAAGGTTTATACAGAAATTTGCAGTGAAATGTACAATCAGGTTTTACAAACATAATAAAAGTCGTAACAAAGGAAATGTAACGTTACTTCAGAAAGCTTCTGTGATCTGCTGACATTAACTCAATAGTGAAAGCAAACTTAATTTTAATGTAACCTGTAATGTAACCAACCTGTAGAGGTCATATCCTGCAGCTTTAGCTGAGCCTCTTGTAGGAGTTGTAGCATTTTCAGAAAGTTTTGCAAATCTGAGAACTGGTCTTTCTTCTGCAGGCTTTGATTCTGTCTTTGCTCTCTTTGATGGAGAAACATCAGATGCGCCTGTAACTTCTAGCACGGGCATGTTGACAGAGTTTTCAAAGTTAAAAAACAGATAGTGCAATGAATGTACTACTGTACTAAAGCCTATATAATTCCTAAGGACGAGAGACTCACATCTGACTAATGCAGCGTTAAAACTCTAAACCTCCGCTGCACTTTCTTAGATGGTCCAATCCAGTTTTCCCGCGCTGTAAATTGCGCCAGATTAGCTCCTCCCCAAAAACACGTGATCTTAAAGCGACACTTTATTATACAACGCCACTCTTAAGAGAAATGCATCGgagtgtgtattttgtgtgcaGTACTACGTTTTGGtagaacatttatttaataaatgcCGTTTAATAACTAAGTAGAAATTATACATAAGTATGCTCTGTAACTATAGCAACCCTTTCGTCACATCCATCAAAGAAACACACTTCTCGCGAGAATTAAGGGCATAAACAACCCTATTTCCgacaaaaactattaaacaaaAGCTCACCAAAATATCAACAAGAACACTAACTTCTACCTCACTAGTTAACGCATTGCACCAGAATACACGACGCACCGAGTCGGTGTTGTTTAGGTGTTAATGGTCAGTTATAAAACGCTATGAAGCCTATCACAGCTAACGTGAAGCTGTTGCTACTACTGGTAATTTTACCTATCCTGTCTTTTGCTTGCCTTTGTTTTGAGACCACGTCTGTGTGTAACATTGTATTCCAGAGAAACGTAGAGAAACATCAAAAAACGAAGGGCATTGTAACCGGAGGTTCCTCAGTAACACTCGCATCATATTATTTCCTAGCGTCGTCAGCACAAACTGCTAAGGAAGCACAGTCCTCTTACGTCACACCAGTGGCTCACGAAGTCACTGATTTTGgtagaaatgtttttagttCGTATACGCATCATATCAATTAGTAATGCACTTAGTGTGTAGGTGAAACTAGAACTATTATAATGCATCTTATAAAATAGGCTAATCTACTTTAACTTAAGTAAAACTTAATGCATGAACTTTACTTTTAATACGGTatttttacttgagtaaaagtTCTTCCATGCAGTTCATTGCTGCCCTCATCTGGAATAAATAGGCATATCCATTCAGAATTAAATCATATTCTTGACTTGCATTTTTGACTGGTATAAACATTAAGGGTATATCCCGTCTTCATTCGACAAATATGCATTTGTTTCTATTAAGGTACAAagattttatatttgatttgcACGTAAAACAGCCATcaaataaaaagaatgaaatttTCAAGtatattttcaacaaaaaacaaacaaacaaaccaacacaacagcaaaagCTAACACATTTCTCATGACAAATTGCTGTCTCtaataaacaacagacacaacaataataaaaaaaagccttaacatttaattaattcTTTATTTCCAGTAATTTAATCacaatgtatatatttaaataggAAAACAGACAACAGGCTAAAATATACAGAATTGGGTTTACATTTTTCCCCAATCATTTTACTTGAACATAAAGTGTActgttaaacattaaacatcttTAGACAGAATGATTATGAACCAGTTAAACATGGTAGTAATATAAGTATATGTTACACTCAGTGAATATCAAAGAAtgcttaaaaaataaacaattttttcCACTGTGTAAAAGAACTGACATGTAATGTCACTAACATCATGTTGTTAATCATTTAAGGGTTTTTGCTCAAAAAATATGCACTAGTGAATTCAGATATctattatatacatttattttacaatcaCAGCAGCAGGCAGTGTTGTTTCTCACTGTAACCTCTGGAAGCAGCCTTGTGTCACTGCCTGGGTCTCTGCCTGTGTTTATGGAACTGATATGGTGTAGAGATGTGATATGGCTTCATTCCAACCCAAAATTATAACatataacattattttttgtcCAGTGTTGCAAACATCTTAAACTTTGCCTGTGCTACTGAATCCACAATCAGACTCTTACATTTTGAATTCAGtgtcagattttttaaaaatgtatttaaactaATCTTGCTACTTaacaaaacagttaaaaaaaagtttaatttcatGGTAAAATACTATAGTATTTAGTAGAGAACTGTGCTGCAACTTCACCATAGCACAACTTGCCATTGGCCTTCATCAAACTTCTATCAGACCAAGAAATAAAACAGGTTACTAGGAAAATTATTAACAGGGTGTTTAAAAATCTGTGACTGACAATGACCTAAACACttcttttatgtatttattactTAGCATTTATGTTCATTGGTGAAAGTTTTATTCTACTTATCTATGTTTGAATGAGAATTAGAGCATGACGGTCCTTAACTAAAACCAGTGGACTGCATTATACTTTGGTGTTGGTctggaaaactgaaaaacatcaaTGAGGTTCCTGTAACTTTATGAACATGGTTCATCATTACTCCATTGTTTAGCCTGCAAGGTGCTCAGGAGTAGAAAGTAAGCACACTCTTGTGGTTGCCTCTAATGAGCAGGGTTGGTGGAAGTTCTCTCGTCAGAATGTCCAACCAGGCCATGTAGAGGAAATCAGAGACAGATTCCTTACGAGCGATGGGCATGCTCCTGTATGGTGTAAGGGGAGAGGCAGAATTTTAAGTACTGTTTTTGTCCACAAACTGGATTAATATTGGAAGTTCAGTGTTACTCAGCCAACAGTTATACTTACACAATGATGAGATTAGCTGATCTAGAGTTTTCCTTAAGCAGCTCATTCAGTCGTACTTGGAGGTTGGTCTGTAAAAAAGTAGCAGTTATTTTTAACATTGAATGTCAACCTAATTTTGCTGATTTCAATACTCTACATTAGGTCTTAACTTAGTGCCAGTGGTTTTACCTTCTCCTCAAACGTGTTCAGCTCTTTGTCTGAGATTTTCCAGGGCTGCTCTCTCTGCATGGCTTCAGCCTGATCAGTGTCCTTAGAACCTTCATGCAGACGGAAAGGCTCGATCATATCTTCTAACTTCTTCAAGCTGGTGGAAAACAGGTAAGAACATTAACTGGttgcagaaaatataaatttttcacacattttacttaTTCTGTTGCAAAATCTGGTTTGCTGTCACCATTATAACTGAAAAGGTAGCTACCTCTCAGAGCTGGGTTTGACATGGATGTCATCAATGACACGGATGTCACTGCAGTTAATTCGGAATTTTTGCAGCAGAGACATCATCCTGCATGACAGATTATTCCACAATTATTAACTTTCAAATAAATGTTGGCAATTATTTCCATTTACAACAAGATAATATCTCATATAATGTGATTCTCTTGGCAGGTGAATTTTAATATCTGCATTTTACCACTTAATTTGCTCAAACTTCCTTCCACCTATTAAGATTAAATTGATATTGAAGCATTAATTAGTTTATTGTACTTACTCCTGTTTATCCAAATCACTACGTCCAGGTTGCCCTGCAGCAAAGATCCTTAATTTACAATCCTTCCACTTCTTTCTGGTTTTGAGGATGTAGGGTAGTAGCAGGGTAAGACCTGAGAGAGGGgtatatatgtacatttatgtGTCCTACACCAGGAGATCTCAAAACCCATTAAACTAGCTGCATAAATGTGGTGCACAGTTTAAGTTTGTGTCAGAACAGTTGACTTGAATTTGATTGTGATCAATATCTGGCATTTTTGCTATTAGACTATTAgtaatgtctgtctgtctaatgATACCTTTGTATCTAGCATTATGTAGAGAAACTGTTTAGTGCATTAATAACTTCTAGTTTACCAGATTTTGGGGGGCTATGCTTTTGTTCaggtgttatttatttaactcaGCCATTTTTCTTCAAACTGCATGTTCTCTGCATTTGTATCAGGAAAGATGCTCTGTATTAAGTATTTGTTATAATCTGTAGTCAGGTTACATAAGAGAAGGCTGCCTTGGGGAATCAACACCTACCTCCATCGTCAAAAAGCCACCACACATCAATAGTGCTTTTAGGCTGTTTCTTATTGAACTGAGTACTGGCCTCCAACAGTCTCTCATTCATTTTGGCAACTTGTGGGGATGGGGGACTGCACACTgacactgagagagagaaagatataAGAAATGAGAgcaggatgaggaagaggaactGTATTACAGAATGTAATTCACTGACAGAGTGCAGAGATTTAAGGTGGGTGTAGCACAAACCAAGATTAAGAGGTTAGGCTACATCAGCAGTAACGACCATCCCTCAGGCCTAATGTTGCAGTGAAAAGGACACTGATACTAACGCCCATCACCATCTTGCCAAGATGCAGCTCAGTGGGTTattgtgtttgttagtgtgtgtgtgtgatgttgagACAAAGTGAGCGGTTTCATGCACCCTTTGCTGTCTGGGTTGAAGAGCTGCTCTTCAAACTGGAACGAAAGGGACCATATTATTGGATTACGCCCTCAGAGGCATCTTTCATGGAAGCACTTGATTCAGTTATATCTGAATAGGAGTGTGGAGAAGAATCCAAAGATGTGTGTCATTGGCTTCATTTTGTTAAATGCatcttatttttgttctttgacGCAGTggaaaagagtgtgtgtgaacataCTCGTCTAATAATGTAACCTTTGCTTGAAATGGCTTACTCtgaaacctttttgaaatgtcacTTAAGGTGTTAATGGAGAGAAATAACTCCTAGACCGATACCTCTGGTGGTGAGCACTTGCTGAGAGGGTTTTCTCGACTTCCTGAACAGTCCCCTTGATTTCTCTCCATTTGCCATCATCATATCCTCCAATGCCTGTTGCTCCCTTGCTGCCTTTAACATCTCCTCTGAAAGACAGAATTAGAGTTctggtttaaaataaattggTGAATAGGTGAATATGctagtatatatagtatactAGTATAATATCCTTATTATTGTAAGCATTTCCACAGAACACAGCTGTAAACCggtaattattttaaaaccataTCTGTTAACTGCCTGAACTGCGAAAATGTAATCTACAGAACAAAGTGTCCAGGCTTAtcagtaatattttattatagtcAGTTACATTTGGTTGCTGTTCACACACTATAGTGACAGTGCACTGTtttacagttcttttttttttaattctttttgtAGGGTGACTACTACTATCTCCATAATGCACATGGCATTTCTTAAAACAAAAGTATTTTTCacctatttttttctgttttgttattttgttatgataatgcaacattttttttgtagttaTCTGTTATGTAGTATTGTTGTTTGctgctttatatattttatgctGTTGTTTATTTCCCGTCAGTTTTTCATGCGACAGTACTAGTGGATGAAACCACATGgtctaaaaatgttttcataatgaCCTTCTGCCTCGACAAGGTGCGACACATCAAGCCCCTGGTTCATCCGTAGCACCACTGTCCCATACTCAAAGTCAAATGCATCACTGTCAATGAGGAAAAGAGAGTAAgtaaggacacacacagatctcCTGTATGTTTAATTATTGgttgtgttattgttatttgaccttgtgtgtgtgtgtgtttatttgtgacCTACTGCAGTATTCCCACATAACTCTGCACTTCCTCTGTGCCTGCAGATCTCCAGTTTCTCTTGAAACCTAGCATTAATGTGTTAGGCTTCATACGTCCGAGGCCAGATGCCTGTAAAGAAAATCACACCACTCATAGCATAAAGATAAAGAGAAGGCTGCATtaactgaagaagaaaaagtttaAAAGATGTTAGAGACAGGTTTTGATGGTAGAAGTTATGACCAGATTACTCAGTAGGTCTCAGTTTGTCTGCAGGGATTCATTCAATACAGTGTTAATCAATTATAGCCTTTAATCTACCGCTTTGTTTGAAGTAAACGATCCTGACAATGAAGTGAGGCCTTATCTCACAGATGTGATAGCCAGAGCCATAAGACTGTTCCTGgtcctcattttctctctccttgtctttCTCTTGCAAAAAATCTTGGCCAGATCTTAATGATAGCTCGAGACCAGTGTCATAACACAGTAATATGGGTCAATAAAACCTGTTTCTCCAGTGTTTACGTATGGCATCTCCCTCTGATCAAACCTCATGGGTTACACATTAAGTTGAGTGATTTTTGAATTAGTTtacatcttttttgttttcttttcagttggTGAAACATCTTGTAAATCATGACCACACTGACCTGCAGCAATTTCTCAGTTCCTTCTCTGAAATCATCAGCGGCCACCGCAGTGTAAAATGCTCTACGTTGGGTCTTCCTAAGCCACAGCTGGTTCTTCTCCATGCTTGCGTTCATCTCTTGGAAGGCCTCAGTTCTCGGGCCCTGGAAAGATTACAACATAAAGCGGTATGTGAGTATAAGAGTGTAAGTGTGTTTGACAGAGAAGGAGAGCCCACATACACTGTTTTCATATTCACAAGACACTACTGACCCTAAACTTTAGTCTCAGGTATCCAGACAGTTGGCATTTCCCTCATCCCTGCTTGATATTTGCTTGAACCTCTGCTGCATGTGAAGTCTGCACTCAATTTAAATTCACTTGATGTCAAATCTTTATTTGAAAAGAAgttgatatttaaataaagacaaTATGTGTGGCCTTGGTAATATCCAAACTTTTGCATTTTCAGATAATGACACTATGATATAACCTTACCACAAACACTTCACAGACGAGACAGAGTCCAAAGTTTTTTGTGAAGGAGTGAGCCAGGTCAAGGAGAGCTGGCCTGGTCCGCGAAGAACCGGTCAGTACTAAGATCTGAGgcctgaaaaagaaacaaaatattttttattgtgtcaTTTTGGTTTGACTCTGCAAATGTCCTTTgattctgatgttttatttttccatccacAGTAACATTCAGAGTTTCACCTGAAGTTCTTGACATGATCCTCgacagaagacagagacagagtgttGCTGACTGCACTCACGAACGTCACTGCCTGCGTGGATGAACCCCAGTTCACATCTGAAGACAAAATAGTCCAAACAGGTTATTTCTGGAATGGAGGCATCACAACTGTACATCCAAGCAtgcaaacatgtacacacagctCACCTGGCTTCTTAACTGTGACATAAATGTAGAGGAGGATTTCAATGCCATATGTGAGGAGAGCAGCCCACCAGTTGATAACAAACAtaacaacacagcacagcaatgCGCCCATCAGAGATAGCCACATGTTGTAATATTTATATGCTGGTCTCCAACCTGAGGGAAAGCAAGATCCAATTCAAATGAGAGAAATATAATGGGACATGGATTGTACAGAAACAAATCAAACTCTAATTATCTATTGCAGCTCAGTATGTCCAAGCTAATGTCTTAAATCAGGTGCCAAGCGTGATGGCACCTTTTTGAATACATTCACAGTCACTTATACTTTATATAGGTATAGGTTTACACACCGCCAATTCACTTCATTTCTCATAATTAAAAATTGAAGTTCTCAGTGgatggaaaaagcagaaatacatAAGGCGCCTGgcaaaaatgattatttaaaaGCTACATTGTAGAGACCCACCTGGAGACTTGGCATAGGATGCATGGAAGCAGGAGAAATTAATGAGAGCATAAGATGCCAGGAAGAAGTTTGAAATGATAGGAGCAATCGTGTTGAGGTTAcctatggagaaaaaaaaatcagttaattTAAAATTCAACTTCTTTTATGGTACATAAAAgtaatttcatatttcagttGATTTACTTGTTCATTTGAAgccaaacatttatttttgaatacaGTATAAGATGTTAGTTATTGTGAGGATGAAGTCCATAATTCATTTTAAGATCAAGTATAAGATATGTGCTGCATGTGAGGATGTTATGCCCAGGCCATAACAGACAACTGAACTGACCAATGAGAATGAAGGCAACAGAAATTACAAATGTGAGGACATAGCCACGAATCGGCTCATTGTTCTTCCCATGTCCTTTGGCAAAGAAGTGCAGGGCCTTATAGATGTTGTCTTTACATAGAgcctgaaaaaagacaaaggttCATTTAGAAATACGAGCAATAATTTAGTGGCATCGCAGTGGAGGTTAAAACATTGCACTGCAGTTGCACTGCATCTAGAAAAGAAGTGGTGAGTTAGTGACCTGGAAGACTTTGGGTGCACTGACAAGGGAAGCCAGGGCTGACGAAAGGGTAGCTGAGAATGTTCCAGCAATAATGAGGGGACCAAATCCTGACACCATGGTCATCACCTGAGCCAGAGGACAAGAGAGAATTAGAGATCAAACAAGACCACTTCTTGTGTGTAGATTTGGAGGCTCTGTACCTGGAAGTTGTTCATTAAGCCAAAATTGCATTTTTGCACGTCGCAGATAGAGAAATTATAGCCAAGCTCACAAGCAGCTATAGCTGAACCATTACATGGTATTCCAGGAGTAACAAGGTCCGTTATGTTTCCTGAGGCGTCCCGGACAACAGTGGCAGCTGAGCAATTAGACAGAAGGACAGGTGCTCAGTCTTTTAAAGTAGTCTAACAACTtttggaaaactgaaaaataccaaatattACAAATGTCTAAATGCTATTTCCCAGCTAAATGTAGAATTACTTATCAGGGCAACATTTCATTGA
The Mastacembelus armatus chromosome 3, fMasArm1.2, whole genome shotgun sequence DNA segment above includes these coding regions:
- the dut gene encoding deoxyuridine 5'-triphosphate nucleotidohydrolase, mitochondrial isoform X1, which codes for MMRVLLRNLRLQCPSFFDVSLRFSGIQCYTQTWSQNKEVTGASDVSPSKRAKTESKPAEERPVLRFAKLSENATTPTRGSAKAAGYDLYSAYDYSIGPMDKTIVRTDIQIAVPHGCYGRVAPRSGLAAKHFIDVGAGVVDEDYRGNVGVVLFNFSKETFEVKKGDRVAQLVCERICYPDLVEQKTLDETERGAGGFGSTGHN
- the slc12a1 gene encoding solute carrier family 12 member 1, encoding MKRFKANGGEHVNPSYDSTLDEPPFYEVSNFSNGEHRTVRPSVVSAFGHDTLDRLPNIDFYRNPDTVSGHRAVRPSLQELHDVFQKNGAISVPDTVEDDDQRSDGTPSQDLESAGPTDTDIGTVKFGWIRGVLVRCMLNIWGVMLFIRLSWVFGQAGWGLGIVIIALSCVVTTITGLSMSAICTNGVVRGGGAYYLISRSLGPEFGGSIGLIFAFANAVAVAMYVVGFSETVVDLLKEHASLMVDEINDIRIIGCITVVLLLAISVAGMEWEAKAQIVLLVILLVAIVNVFVGTVIPATTDKKSKGFFGYQSNIFIENFTPVFRDDETFFSVFAIFFPAATGILAGANISGDLRDPQGGIPKGTLLAILITGVTYLGVALCVSATVVRDASGNITDLVTPGIPCNGSAIAACELGYNFSICDVQKCNFGLMNNFQVMTMVSGFGPLIIAGTFSATLSSALASLVSAPKVFQALCKDNIYKALHFFAKGHGKNNEPIRGYVLTFVISVAFILIGNLNTIAPIISNFFLASYALINFSCFHASYAKSPGWRPAYKYYNMWLSLMGALLCCVVMFVINWWAALLTYGIEILLYIYVTVKKPDVNWGSSTQAVTFVSAVSNTLSLSSVEDHVKNFRPQILVLTGSSRTRPALLDLAHSFTKNFGLCLVCEVFVGPRTEAFQEMNASMEKNQLWLRKTQRRAFYTAVAADDFREGTEKLLQASGLGRMKPNTLMLGFKRNWRSAGTEEVQSYVGILHDAFDFEYGTVVLRMNQGLDVSHLVEAEEEMLKAAREQQALEDMMMANGEKSRGLFRKSRKPSQQVLTTRVSVCSPPSPQVAKMNERLLEASTQFNKKQPKSTIDVWWLFDDGGLTLLLPYILKTRKKWKDCKLRIFAAGQPGRSDLDKQEMMSLLQKFRINCSDIRVIDDIHVKPSSESLKKLEDMIEPFRLHEGSKDTDQAEAMQREQPWKISDKELNTFEEKTNLQVRLNELLKENSRSANLIIVSMPIARKESVSDFLYMAWLDILTRELPPTLLIRGNHKSVLTFYS
- the dut gene encoding deoxyuridine 5'-triphosphate nucleotidohydrolase, mitochondrial isoform X3, which translates into the protein MPVLEVTGASDVSPSKRAKTESKPAEERPVLRFAKLSENATTPTRGSAKAAGYDLYSAYDYSIGPMDKTIVRTDIQIAVPHGCYGRVAPRSGLAAKHFIDVGAGVVDEDYRGNVGVVLFNFSKETFEVKKGDRVAQLVCERICYPDLVEQKTLDETERGAGGFGSTGHN
- the dut gene encoding deoxyuridine 5'-triphosphate nucleotidohydrolase, mitochondrial isoform X2 → MLHTDVVSKQRQAKDRIEVTGASDVSPSKRAKTESKPAEERPVLRFAKLSENATTPTRGSAKAAGYDLYSAYDYSIGPMDKTIVRTDIQIAVPHGCYGRVAPRSGLAAKHFIDVGAGVVDEDYRGNVGVVLFNFSKETFEVKKGDRVAQLVCERICYPDLVEQKTLDETERGAGGFGSTGHN